A region from the Chitinophaga sp. Cy-1792 genome encodes:
- a CDS encoding class I SAM-dependent methyltransferase, whose amino-acid sequence MGSIIPHPAWNKNDVSFDWLYPEPVQQLSKRHWTPMPVALRAARFLASRKDVKILDIGSGVGKFALLAAFHNPEASFYGIEQREDLHEHALSAKAMTGIRNATFIHGNLTQLDLQDFDNFYFYNAFFENLVSTGHIDQSIEYSSSLYHYYCRYLFRELDKKPRGTRLVTYHSMEDEIPPSYQLVDTTVDLLLKMWIKQ is encoded by the coding sequence ATGGGAAGTATAATACCGCATCCTGCATGGAATAAAAATGATGTATCATTCGACTGGTTATATCCTGAGCCTGTCCAACAGCTGTCTAAACGCCATTGGACACCGATGCCGGTGGCTTTAAGAGCTGCCAGGTTCCTGGCCTCCAGAAAGGATGTTAAAATACTGGACATCGGAAGCGGTGTCGGGAAATTTGCGCTGCTGGCGGCTTTTCACAATCCGGAGGCCAGTTTCTACGGCATAGAACAAAGAGAAGATTTACACGAACATGCCCTGTCAGCGAAAGCCATGACCGGTATCCGTAATGCCACCTTCATTCATGGCAACCTTACCCAGCTTGATCTCCAGGATTTCGATAACTTCTATTTCTATAACGCTTTCTTTGAAAACCTTGTCAGTACCGGCCATATAGACCAAAGCATCGAATACTCCAGCAGCCTTTATCATTATTATTGCAGGTACCTGTTCAGGGAGCTGGACAAGAAACCACGCGGCACAAGGCTGGTAACCTATCACAGCATGGAAGACGAGATACCACCGTCTTACCAGCTGGTAGATACCACCGTAGACCTTTTACTGAAAATGTGGATCAAACAGTAA
- a CDS encoding YoaK family protein, with protein sequence MLRHTGRKRTYRHNLRLAILLCFTAGMVNAAGFFAFAVLTTNVTGHAALLAHELALGEFRAARMIALWLFLFLAGAFFTAWCIDKTKANKSYTYTIPIIAEMCILLLTAIFGYTYDHSIIKTEYFAGSLLFAMGMQNALVSKISGSVVRTTHLTGMFTDLGIDLYTWFSIAAKTAELKQKIALRLTIILFFLAGGITGGYAFITLKYHTFYLPAGILAFTIWYDISRLRIRKLLRYLSTKNST encoded by the coding sequence GTGTTACGCCATACAGGAAGAAAACGAACCTACAGGCATAACCTGCGACTCGCCATACTGCTCTGTTTTACAGCTGGTATGGTCAATGCAGCAGGATTTTTTGCCTTTGCTGTACTGACCACCAATGTTACCGGCCATGCGGCGTTACTGGCACATGAGCTGGCATTGGGTGAGTTCAGGGCCGCCAGGATGATCGCGCTGTGGCTATTCCTGTTCCTGGCAGGCGCCTTCTTCACCGCCTGGTGTATCGATAAAACCAAAGCCAATAAAAGCTACACCTATACCATTCCGATTATTGCAGAAATGTGTATCCTGCTGCTGACGGCCATCTTCGGCTATACCTACGACCATTCCATCATCAAAACAGAATATTTCGCCGGCAGCCTGCTATTCGCCATGGGCATGCAAAACGCACTCGTTTCAAAAATATCGGGATCGGTTGTCAGAACCACACACCTGACAGGTATGTTCACGGATCTGGGCATTGATCTTTACACCTGGTTTTCTATAGCAGCAAAAACAGCTGAACTCAAACAGAAGATCGCACTCCGACTTACCATCATCCTCTTTTTCCTGGCAGGTGGCATCACGGGTGGCTACGCATTCATCACCCTGAAATACCATACCTTTTACCTGCCGGCTGGCATACTGGCTTTTACCATCTGGTATGATATTTCCCGCCTCCGGATAAGAAAATTGCTACGATATCTCTCTACGAAAAACAGCACATAA
- a CDS encoding Crp/Fnr family transcriptional regulator, which translates to MELLFQGMTEQQYGKGEVIFRENNAAYGIFFILKGKVKKYKADKTGKEQIIYVANSGEIIGYHAVVLDERYPDSAATLEQSTIAFIPRESFLRAMEQSPRLAQRLLKNLCHEFVVFSNTISLLAQHTVKERLAVTLILLREKFKEDHQDATDIGINISRADLANMVGTGTENIVRFLTELKSDGIITTNGRKIYVQDVKRLIALSGCGNL; encoded by the coding sequence ATGGAGCTGCTATTCCAGGGAATGACCGAGCAGCAGTACGGGAAAGGTGAGGTTATCTTTCGTGAAAACAATGCCGCCTATGGCATATTCTTCATCCTGAAAGGGAAAGTAAAAAAGTATAAAGCCGACAAAACCGGTAAGGAACAGATTATTTATGTGGCCAACTCCGGTGAAATAATAGGCTACCATGCGGTAGTACTGGACGAACGATACCCCGATTCTGCCGCAACGCTGGAACAGAGCACCATCGCCTTTATTCCCAGGGAGTCGTTCCTCAGGGCAATGGAACAATCGCCCAGGCTGGCACAGCGACTCCTGAAAAACCTTTGCCACGAATTTGTGGTATTCTCCAATACGATTTCCTTACTTGCGCAACATACTGTAAAGGAACGCCTTGCTGTTACATTAATCCTGCTCAGGGAAAAGTTTAAGGAAGACCACCAGGATGCTACCGATATCGGCATCAATATCTCCCGCGCAGACCTTGCCAACATGGTAGGTACCGGCACGGAGAATATTGTGCGCTTCCTGACAGAATTAAAGTCAGATGGTATCATCACCACTAATGGCAGGAAGATATATGTACAGGACGTAAAGCGA